The proteins below come from a single Leptotrichia sp. oral taxon 223 genomic window:
- a CDS encoding BMC domain-containing protein has protein sequence MATLNALGMIETKGLVAAIEAADAMVKAANVTLIGKEHVGGGLVTVLVRGDVGAVKAATDAGAAAAERVGELISVHVIPRPHAEVETILPR, from the coding sequence ATGGCAACATTAAATGCGTTAGGAATGATAGAAACAAAAGGGCTGGTGGCTGCGATAGAAGCTGCAGATGCGATGGTTAAAGCCGCAAATGTGACATTAATTGGGAAAGAGCATGTAGGAGGAGGACTTGTAACAGTTCTTGTAAGAGGAGATGTTGGGGCTGTAAAGGCTGCGACAGATGCGGGAGCTGCGGCTGCTGAAAGAGTTGGGGAACTGATTTCAGTTCACGTAATTCCACGTCCACATGCGGAAGTAG
- a CDS encoding BMC domain-containing protein — MATLNALGMIETKGLVAAIEAADAMVKAANVTLIGKEHVGGGLVTVLVRGDVGAVKAATDAGAAAAERVGELISIHVIPRPHAEVETILPKGRE, encoded by the coding sequence ATGGCAACATTAAATGCATTAGGAATGATAGAAACAAAAGGGCTAGTGGCTGCGATAGAAGCTGCAGATGCAATGGTTAAAGCTGCAAATGTGACATTAATTGGGAAAGAGCATGTAGGAGGAGGACTTGTAACAGTTCTTGTAAGAGGAGATGTTGGGGCTGTAAAGGCTGCGACAGATGCGGGAGCTGCGGCTGCTGAAAGAGTTGGGGAACTGATTTCAATTCATGTAATTCCACGTCCGCATGCGGAAGTAGAAACTATTTTGCCAAAAGGAAGAGAATAG
- a CDS encoding YfcE family phosphodiesterase: protein MKVLICSDSHGRLDYFQQVMDLEQPEIVIFAGDHSTDAIDMSLVYRDVLFAIVKGNTDIDDYESRETKIFDLMGKKVLLTHGHLYSVKTTLEELEKKAHLEKAEICVFGHTHKEFMAEKNGVIFVNPGALQDKKYIIYYGGKKFEQKTLK, encoded by the coding sequence ATGAAGGTATTGATTTGTTCCGATAGTCACGGAAGGCTTGATTATTTTCAGCAAGTAATGGATCTGGAGCAGCCAGAAATTGTAATTTTTGCAGGAGATCACAGCACAGATGCAATTGATATGTCGTTAGTCTACAGAGATGTACTTTTTGCTATTGTAAAGGGAAATACTGATATAGATGATTATGAGTCTAGAGAAACTAAAATATTTGATTTGATGGGAAAAAAGGTACTATTGACACACGGGCATCTATACAGCGTAAAAACTACACTTGAAGAATTAGAAAAAAAAGCGCATTTAGAAAAGGCTGAAATTTGTGTTTTTGGGCATACACATAAGGAATTTATGGCAGAAAAAAATGGAGTAATATTTGTAAATCCGGGGGCATTACAAGATAAGAAATACATAATTTACTATGGTGGTAAAAAATTTGAACAAAAAACATTGAAATAA
- a CDS encoding GntR family transcriptional regulator — MLQKKALFLVTAENEAQPLVNFAKIFKQKYNADIDVIYIKDVLKYEVFPVSIEGMGLNIGANYAFKEYRELEEKTVKKLKEKMTSDIANFYTKDGETSEIVLEELKKYDLLVLVKNDKVTPVLKEILRSIFKPLIILPNAENFKLDNLMLLDDGAYNANKTLFTFFHIFGEQKVDVLRVNVEEEDENSLAERFGDNYNLIHKKGDTFKTIMNEAQNYDLVLMGDLRYTVMVERITGKLGVRILENLQKPIFIV, encoded by the coding sequence ATGTTACAAAAAAAAGCATTATTTTTAGTTACGGCAGAAAATGAAGCCCAGCCATTGGTTAATTTTGCGAAAATTTTTAAGCAAAAATATAACGCTGATATTGACGTTATTTACATCAAGGATGTCCTGAAATATGAGGTATTCCCTGTAAGCATAGAAGGAATGGGACTAAATATCGGAGCAAACTATGCCTTTAAGGAATACAGGGAACTGGAGGAAAAAACTGTAAAAAAACTAAAGGAAAAAATGACTTCTGATATTGCAAACTTTTATACAAAAGACGGAGAAACATCTGAAATTGTACTGGAAGAGCTAAAAAAATATGATTTGCTTGTACTTGTGAAAAATGACAAAGTAACTCCCGTACTAAAGGAAATATTAAGAAGTATCTTTAAACCGTTAATTATATTGCCAAATGCAGAAAATTTCAAGTTAGATAATTTGATGCTGCTTGATGATGGCGCTTACAATGCAAATAAAACATTATTTACTTTCTTCCATATATTTGGTGAGCAAAAAGTTGACGTATTGCGTGTAAATGTTGAAGAAGAGGATGAAAACAGCTTGGCTGAAAGATTTGGAGATAATTACAACCTTATTCATAAAAAGGGGGATACATTCAAGACAATTATGAATGAAGCCCAAAATTATGATCTGGTTCTAATGGGAGATTTGAGATACACAGTAATGGTGGAAAGAATTACCGGCAAACTAGGAGTCAGAATATTGGAAAATCTTCAAAAGCCAATATTTATCGTATAA
- the gyrA gene encoding DNA gyrase subunit A has product MSDDIRDDDKREEEITEMDENDDREIVVEGLPKATDLSNESNVYIEDEIKAAYLDYSMSVIVSRALPDVRDGLKPVHRRILFSMSEMGMSHKTPFKKSARIVGDVLGKYHPHGDSSVYGAMVRMAQDFNMRYELVDGHGNFGSIDGDEAAAMRYTEARMAKITEELLADIGKDTIDYRKNFDESLDEPVVLPAKLPNLLLNGANGIAVGMATNIPPHNLGEVVDGIIALIDNPEISIDELITYVKGPDFPTGGIINGKQGIYDAYRTGRGKLRVAGRVEVEASKTGKESIIVTELPYQVNKARLIEKIADLVRQKKITGISDLRDETDRDGIRIVIELKKGEESELILNSLYKFTDLQNTFGVIMLALVDNAPRVLNLKQVLQKYLEHRFEVITRRTEFELKKAKNRAHILEGFKIALDNIEEVIRIIRASKDVNVARVELIAKFGFSEIQAKAILDMRLQRLTGLERDKINQEYNELMLLIEELTGILSDDSKIYGIIKEEALKLKEDFGDERRTEIRNARAEISIEDLIKDEEVVVTLTEKGYVKRMAIDTYRSQKRGGIGVNATNTIEDDVVKDMYIAKTLDTLLIFTTKGKVFSIKVYEIPETGKQARGKLIGNIINLDDDEKVSTIIKVREFEKNKNLFFVTRNGVVKKSELTLFDNIKKAGKRAIRLNEDDEVMFIGLTSGSGEDEIFAATRNGIAIRFSEKDVRSMGTGAAGVRGITLRDKDRIVGAAIINSEMDDAEVRILTITEEGYGKRTKLLEYRLTSRGGKGIINAKLNDKTGKIVDVKIVKENDEIMLITSEGTLIRTSVNNVSVIGRSAYGVRIMKVRNNEKIASVVKITEEPGLDEDKQ; this is encoded by the coding sequence ATGTCAGACGATATCAGAGATGACGATAAAAGAGAAGAAGAGATAACGGAAATGGATGAGAATGATGATAGGGAGATAGTTGTAGAAGGGCTGCCTAAGGCTACAGATTTGTCGAATGAATCTAATGTTTATATCGAGGATGAGATAAAGGCGGCTTATCTGGATTATTCGATGAGTGTAATTGTGAGCCGTGCGCTGCCTGATGTGCGTGACGGATTAAAGCCCGTGCATAGAAGAATTCTGTTTTCCATGAGTGAAATGGGTATGAGCCATAAGACTCCATTTAAGAAATCGGCAAGAATTGTCGGGGATGTACTGGGGAAATACCATCCACACGGGGATTCTTCAGTTTATGGCGCAATGGTTAGAATGGCGCAGGACTTTAATATGAGATATGAACTTGTTGACGGACATGGAAACTTTGGTTCGATTGACGGGGATGAAGCGGCGGCAATGCGGTATACGGAAGCTAGAATGGCTAAAATTACTGAGGAGCTGCTTGCAGATATTGGAAAAGATACGATTGACTACAGAAAGAACTTTGATGAAAGTCTGGATGAGCCAGTTGTGTTGCCTGCAAAACTGCCTAATTTGCTACTAAATGGGGCAAATGGGATTGCAGTCGGAATGGCTACAAATATTCCGCCGCATAATTTAGGAGAAGTAGTTGATGGAATTATTGCATTGATTGATAATCCTGAAATTTCGATTGATGAACTGATTACTTATGTAAAAGGGCCGGATTTTCCAACTGGCGGTATAATTAATGGGAAACAGGGAATTTATGATGCGTACAGGACTGGACGCGGAAAACTGCGGGTTGCAGGACGTGTGGAAGTTGAAGCTTCTAAAACTGGAAAAGAGTCGATTATTGTTACAGAATTGCCGTATCAGGTAAATAAAGCCAGACTTATTGAAAAAATTGCTGATTTAGTAAGACAGAAGAAAATTACTGGAATATCAGACTTGCGGGATGAAACTGATAGGGACGGTATCAGAATTGTAATTGAATTGAAAAAAGGTGAAGAAAGTGAATTAATTCTGAACAGTCTTTACAAGTTTACCGATTTGCAAAATACATTTGGTGTAATTATGCTTGCACTTGTGGATAATGCACCGAGAGTATTAAATTTAAAGCAGGTTCTTCAGAAATATCTGGAACATAGGTTTGAAGTAATTACAAGAAGAACTGAATTTGAGCTGAAAAAGGCTAAAAATAGAGCTCATATTTTGGAAGGATTCAAAATTGCACTTGATAACATTGAGGAAGTAATTAGAATTATACGTGCTTCAAAGGATGTAAATGTTGCACGGGTTGAATTAATTGCAAAATTTGGATTTTCGGAAATTCAGGCGAAAGCTATTCTGGATATGAGATTGCAGAGGCTTACTGGACTTGAAAGAGATAAGATTAATCAGGAATATAATGAACTTATGCTATTAATTGAAGAATTAACTGGAATTTTGTCCGATGATTCAAAAATATATGGTATAATTAAAGAAGAAGCGCTTAAATTAAAAGAAGATTTTGGAGATGAACGTAGAACTGAAATCAGAAATGCAAGAGCCGAAATCAGCATAGAAGACTTGATTAAGGATGAGGAAGTTGTTGTAACACTTACAGAAAAGGGTTATGTAAAACGTATGGCAATTGATACTTACCGTTCTCAAAAACGTGGAGGAATCGGAGTAAACGCTACAAATACAATAGAAGACGATGTCGTAAAAGACATGTATATAGCAAAGACTCTTGACACATTGCTTATTTTCACAACGAAAGGAAAAGTATTCAGCATAAAAGTGTACGAAATCCCTGAAACTGGAAAACAGGCACGTGGAAAACTGATAGGAAATATCATAAATCTAGATGATGATGAAAAAGTTAGCACAATAATAAAAGTCCGTGAATTTGAAAAAAATAAAAATCTATTCTTTGTCACACGGAATGGAGTTGTGAAAAAATCTGAGCTGACATTGTTTGACAATATCAAAAAAGCTGGAAAAAGAGCTATAAGGCTGAATGAAGATGATGAAGTGATGTTTATCGGGCTTACAAGCGGAAGTGGGGAAGATGAGATTTTTGCGGCTACAAGAAACGGCATTGCCATTAGATTTTCTGAAAAAGACGTAAGAAGCATGGGAACTGGAGCTGCTGGAGTGAGAGGAATAACTCTTCGGGATAAGGACAGAATTGTAGGTGCGGCAATCATTAATTCAGAAATGGATGACGCCGAAGTAAGAATCCTTACAATTACTGAGGAAGGATATGGAAAACGTACTAAGTTATTAGAATACAGACTGACATCTCGAGGCGGAAAGGGAATTATCAATGCAAAACTTAATGATAAAACTGGAAAAATCGTGGATGTAAAAATTGTCAAGGAAAATGATGAAATTATGCTTATTACATCAGAAGGTACATTAATCAGAACGAGCGTCAATAACGTATCAGTAATAGGGCGTTCGGCATATGGTGTGCGAATAATGAAAGTCAGAAATAATGAAAAAATTGCTTCGGTGGTAAAAATTACGGAAGAGCCTGGATTGGACGAAGATAAACAATAA
- the gyrB gene encoding DNA topoisomerase (ATP-hydrolyzing) subunit B, with the protein MANNYGADSITVLEGLEAVRKRPGMYIGSTSSRGLHHLVWEIVDNSVDEALAGVCDKITVRILEGNIIEVTDNGRGIPVAMHKTGKSTLEVVMTVLHAGGKFDNDNYKVSGGLHGVGISVVNALSEWVEATVTRDGQIVRQTFERGVPISSPEKIGDAPLDAHGTVIRFKADDEIFETTVYDYSVLESRLKELSYLNKGLKIKLIDERKKDEIKEEEFHFEGGIKDFLNEITDDEKIVNDVIYMADSFETQPAKEVEAVDENGNVYLKKVGAKVVEVEIAMNYTTAQREIVYSFVNNINTHEGGTHVSGFRTALTRTINDIAKQMNLIKEKSGTFQGTDVREGLVCIISVKIPEPQFEGQTKTKLGNSEVTGIVSNIVGSNLKFYLEDHPKAAEKIIEKMTMSKKAREAAKKARELVLRKSNLEVGSLPGKLADCSSKDPAESEIFIVEGNSAGGSAKQGRDRRFQAILPLRGKILNVEKASVHRTLENAEIRDMITAFGAGFGDDMNLEKLRYHKIVIMTDADVDGAHIRTLMLTFFYRHLRELINEGYIYIAQPPLYKIQAGKAIRYAYSDDQLKQVTKVLENDGRKYTIQRYKGLGEMNPEQLWETTLDPEVRTLLKVSMEDASYADKMFNILMGDKVEPRRKFIEDNANYVRNLDI; encoded by the coding sequence ATGGCTAACAATTATGGAGCAGACTCGATTACGGTTCTGGAGGGGCTGGAAGCGGTTAGAAAGCGTCCAGGGATGTATATCGGATCAACTTCCTCACGTGGACTTCACCATCTGGTGTGGGAAATTGTGGATAACAGCGTGGATGAGGCGCTTGCAGGAGTTTGTGATAAAATTACTGTGAGAATACTTGAGGGGAATATTATTGAAGTAACGGATAATGGACGTGGAATCCCCGTTGCAATGCATAAGACAGGAAAATCTACATTAGAAGTGGTTATGACTGTGCTTCACGCTGGAGGAAAATTTGATAACGACAACTACAAAGTATCGGGAGGACTACACGGGGTAGGAATTTCGGTTGTCAATGCTCTATCTGAATGGGTGGAAGCAACTGTTACAAGAGATGGACAGATAGTAAGACAAACATTTGAGAGAGGAGTGCCGATTTCATCTCCTGAAAAAATTGGAGATGCACCGCTTGATGCGCATGGAACGGTCATTAGATTTAAAGCGGACGATGAAATCTTTGAGACAACAGTTTATGACTATTCTGTTTTGGAGTCGAGATTAAAAGAGCTGTCATACTTAAATAAAGGGCTTAAAATAAAATTGATTGACGAAAGAAAAAAAGATGAAATAAAAGAGGAGGAATTTCATTTTGAGGGCGGAATAAAAGATTTTCTGAATGAAATAACGGATGATGAAAAAATTGTAAATGACGTCATTTATATGGCGGATTCGTTTGAAACTCAGCCTGCCAAAGAAGTGGAAGCTGTGGATGAAAATGGAAACGTTTATTTAAAAAAAGTTGGAGCAAAAGTAGTCGAAGTGGAAATTGCGATGAATTACACAACCGCTCAAAGAGAAATTGTCTATTCATTTGTAAATAATATAAATACTCACGAAGGTGGGACTCATGTCAGTGGATTTAGGACAGCGCTTACTAGAACAATTAACGACATAGCAAAACAGATGAATTTGATAAAGGAAAAAAGTGGCACATTTCAAGGAACAGATGTGAGAGAAGGGCTTGTCTGCATAATAAGCGTAAAAATTCCCGAACCGCAATTTGAAGGACAAACAAAAACTAAGCTTGGAAACAGTGAAGTTACAGGAATTGTTTCAAATATTGTCGGAAGCAATTTAAAATTTTATTTGGAAGATCATCCGAAAGCGGCTGAAAAAATAATAGAAAAGATGACAATGTCGAAAAAGGCAAGAGAAGCGGCTAAAAAGGCAAGGGAACTTGTGCTAAGAAAAAGTAATCTGGAAGTGGGATCGCTTCCTGGAAAACTAGCTGACTGCTCTTCAAAAGATCCTGCTGAATCAGAAATATTCATAGTCGAAGGAAACTCAGCGGGAGGTTCTGCAAAACAGGGAAGAGATAGAAGATTTCAGGCAATCCTGCCGCTTCGTGGAAAAATATTGAATGTGGAAAAGGCAAGTGTTCACCGTACGCTTGAAAATGCTGAAATACGTGATATGATAACTGCATTTGGAGCTGGATTTGGCGATGATATGAACCTTGAAAAATTGAGATACCACAAAATCGTAATAATGACGGATGCCGATGTCGATGGGGCTCACATAAGAACATTGATGCTGACATTCTTTTACAGACATTTAAGAGAATTGATAAACGAAGGGTATATTTACATAGCGCAGCCGCCTTTATACAAAATTCAGGCTGGAAAAGCAATCAGATACGCCTATTCAGACGATCAGCTAAAACAAGTGACAAAAGTCTTGGAAAATGACGGAAGAAAATACACAATCCAGCGTTACAAAGGGCTGGGAGAAATGAATCCAGAACAACTTTGGGAAACAACCCTTGATCCGGAAGTGAGAACATTGTTAAAAGTATCAATGGAAGACGCTTCATATGCGGATAAAATGTTTAATATTCTAATGGGGGATAAAGTTGAGCCGAGAAGGAAGTTTATTGAAGATAATGCGAATTATGTAAGGAACTTAGATATATAA
- the mnmE gene encoding tRNA uridine-5-carboxymethylaminomethyl(34) synthesis GTPase MnmE: MLFDTIAAISTPKGEGGIAIIRISGDKSFEILDKIFIKKNPNADLGFYKLNYGFIKDGEKTVDEVMAVRLKAPKSYTCEDIVEINCHGGTLVSEKVLELVLRNGARHAESGEFTKRAFMNGRIDLSQAEAVMDIIQGKTEKSVSLSLDQLRGDLRDKVNEFKKALLDIAAHVNVVLDYPEEGIDDPLPAELRNNLEKVYEEANRLIDSYDTGKKIKEGIKTVIVGKPNVGKSTLLNALLHEERAIVTHIAGTTRDIIEEIINIKGIPLVLVDTAGIRRTDDIVENIGVEKSKQFIEKADLVLLVLDASKELEAEDMEVITKIKENNKKVIVLLNKIDLNKKINLEGYSLENIVEISAKDNIGIEDMQEKIYSYIVEEDVENSSEKLIITNIRHKTALEKTKDAIRNIFETIDMGLPMDLISVDLKEALDSLSEITGEISSEDILDHVFGNFCVGK, encoded by the coding sequence ATGTTGTTTGATACAATTGCGGCTATTTCCACTCCAAAAGGGGAAGGTGGAATTGCCATAATAAGAATATCCGGCGATAAATCATTTGAAATACTGGACAAAATATTTATTAAAAAGAACCCAAATGCTGATTTGGGTTTTTATAAATTAAATTACGGATTTATCAAGGATGGGGAAAAAACAGTAGATGAAGTAATGGCTGTAAGACTAAAAGCCCCTAAAAGCTATACTTGTGAAGACATTGTGGAAATAAACTGTCACGGCGGTACGCTTGTTTCAGAAAAAGTGCTTGAACTTGTGCTAAGAAATGGGGCAAGACATGCTGAAAGCGGCGAATTTACAAAAAGAGCGTTCATGAATGGACGTATAGACTTGTCGCAGGCTGAGGCGGTTATGGACATTATTCAGGGGAAAACGGAAAAGAGCGTGTCGTTGTCGCTGGATCAGTTAAGAGGGGATCTGCGTGACAAAGTAAACGAATTTAAGAAGGCGCTGCTTGATATTGCGGCACATGTAAATGTGGTGCTGGATTATCCTGAAGAAGGAATTGACGATCCATTGCCAGCAGAGCTTCGGAATAATCTGGAAAAAGTCTATGAGGAGGCAAACCGTCTAATTGACTCGTATGATACAGGGAAAAAAATTAAAGAGGGAATAAAGACGGTTATTGTGGGAAAACCAAATGTTGGGAAATCTACATTGCTAAATGCCCTGCTTCATGAGGAACGTGCGATTGTAACGCACATTGCAGGAACCACAAGAGACATTATTGAGGAAATAATCAATATAAAAGGGATTCCATTGGTTCTGGTGGATACGGCGGGAATTAGACGGACTGACGACATTGTGGAAAATATCGGTGTAGAAAAGTCAAAGCAGTTTATCGAGAAGGCTGATCTGGTGCTGCTTGTACTGGATGCTTCAAAGGAGCTGGAAGCCGAAGACATGGAAGTTATAACTAAAATTAAAGAAAATAACAAGAAAGTTATAGTATTATTAAATAAGATTGATTTAAATAAAAAAATTAATCTTGAAGGGTACAGCTTGGAAAATATTGTTGAAATTTCTGCAAAGGACAATATTGGAATTGAAGACATGCAGGAAAAAATCTATTCATACATTGTGGAAGAAGATGTGGAAAACTCGTCAGAAAAACTAATAATTACAAATATTCGGCATAAAACTGCACTTGAAAAAACAAAAGACGCAATAAGAAATATTTTTGAAACAATAGACATGGGACTTCCTATGGACTTAATTTCTGTGGATTTGAAGGAAGCGCTTGATTCGCTTTCGGAAATTACAGGAGAAATTTCATCTGAGGATATTTTGGATCATGTGTTTGGGAATTTTTGTGTTGGGAAATAG
- a CDS encoding R3H domain-containing nucleic acid-binding protein produces MEKIVLKAQNEEELKNMVSRSLTLKEDETYRVKVLKYPKKILFISIKGEYEIEIIKKSELKTDEIKAEGEKPKAQNEYRNAKKDKREARGENRNNFQKDNGKKNYRNENEEKSAANQPDLNIDKIRAFFKEFIVSVKLDVRIVSIKKENNNKYLVILDGKDMRFLIGEKGNTLNSFEYLLSTTKQFKHLKISVDSNNYKEKRERSLRDLARKKGKAVLATGNAIKLNPMSARERKIIHEEVSFMRGLKTESMGEEPKRYLVIKKLDEKF; encoded by the coding sequence ATGGAAAAGATAGTATTAAAGGCGCAAAATGAGGAAGAGCTAAAAAATATGGTAAGCCGTTCATTGACGCTGAAGGAAGATGAAACTTACCGAGTAAAAGTTTTGAAATATCCTAAGAAGATATTGTTCATCAGCATAAAAGGTGAATATGAAATCGAAATTATTAAAAAATCAGAACTAAAAACTGATGAAATTAAAGCAGAAGGCGAAAAACCGAAAGCGCAAAATGAATACAGAAATGCCAAAAAAGATAAAAGGGAAGCAAGAGGGGAAAATAGAAATAATTTTCAAAAGGATAACGGCAAGAAAAATTACAGAAATGAAAATGAAGAAAAATCTGCAGCTAATCAGCCTGATTTAAATATAGATAAAATCAGGGCATTTTTTAAGGAATTTATTGTAAGTGTAAAATTGGATGTGCGGATTGTCAGCATAAAAAAAGAAAACAATAACAAATATTTAGTTATTCTTGATGGAAAAGACATGAGATTTTTAATCGGAGAAAAGGGGAATACACTAAACAGCTTTGAATACTTGCTCAGCACTACAAAGCAGTTTAAACATTTGAAAATATCTGTAGATTCTAACAATTATAAGGAAAAACGCGAAAGATCATTAAGGGATTTAGCAAGAAAAAAAGGCAAGGCGGTCCTTGCAACAGGAAATGCCATAAAATTAAACCCGATGTCGGCACGTGAGCGTAAAATCATTCACGAGGAAGTTTCCTTCATGAGAGGGCTAAAAACTGAAAGCATGGGGGAAGAGCCAAAAAGATATCTAGTTATTAAAAAGTTAGATGAAAAATTTTAA
- a CDS encoding YidC/Oxa1 family membrane protein insertase — MFKIQALVDFVVHVLNAIYSVVGNYGIAIIIVTILMRIIVFPLTLKQEKSMKKMRELQPELEKIKEKYKDDPQEYQRKTAELYRESGVNPLGGCLPILIQMPIFVALYWAFSGNAIPADAKFLWFTLKQPDRLFMMGKFAFNLLPILNVGVTYIQQKIMTSATGGQENAQQMQTMMYMLPLMMLFIFYNMPSGVTLYYLVSGALSLVQQYFILKGRSDDGKDSIKGAK, encoded by the coding sequence ATGTTTAAAATACAGGCACTTGTCGATTTTGTCGTACATGTTTTAAATGCGATATATAGTGTTGTAGGAAATTATGGTATAGCAATAATAATTGTTACAATTTTAATGAGAATAATTGTATTTCCATTGACATTAAAACAGGAAAAGTCAATGAAAAAAATGAGGGAATTACAGCCTGAACTTGAAAAAATAAAAGAAAAATACAAGGATGATCCACAAGAATATCAACGAAAAACAGCAGAACTTTATAGAGAAAGCGGAGTAAACCCACTAGGAGGATGCCTGCCGATACTAATCCAAATGCCAATATTTGTGGCATTATACTGGGCTTTCAGCGGGAACGCAATTCCAGCAGACGCCAAATTTTTGTGGTTTACACTAAAACAGCCAGACAGACTGTTTATGATGGGAAAATTTGCATTTAATTTATTGCCAATTTTAAATGTAGGTGTGACATATATCCAGCAAAAAATAATGACGAGTGCAACTGGTGGACAGGAAAATGCTCAGCAGATGCAGACAATGATGTACATGCTGCCTCTTATGATGCTGTTCATATTTTACAACATGCCATCAGGGGTAACGTTGTATTATCTAGTTTCAGGGGCTTTGTCATTGGTTCAGCAGTATTTCATTTTGAAAGGAAGAAGTGATGATGGAAAAGATAGTATTAAAGGCGCAAAATGA